The sequence below is a genomic window from Lolium perenne isolate Kyuss_39 chromosome 7, Kyuss_2.0, whole genome shotgun sequence.
ATGCCAAACAAATATTTTGTGTATTTATAGGATGTGGTTTTACAATCCAACCAGATTAGAGAGGACCTGATATTTTTCGTAGGCGGGGGTTTGACTTAGCTTTCCGAACAAGTGCAACATTTATCATGGCATTGCTAACAGTATGTAGTTCCTATTTGAAGAACTATTGTACTTTCCCCTGGAAAAAAAGAAACACTACACTTGATAAACATGGATGGATGCAAAACCTGCACCAATAAGATCTGATAGCTATTTAGTTTTGTCCAATAACTTCACAATTTTACAACGACTCACTTTTATATACCTTTTGATCTTCATAGGGATATGTATGCTGTCATGTTCGACCAATTTGAAGCTACTATTTATGTCACATTCATTTGGTGGTCAATTCAGATAAAAATTTCACTAAATCCATAGGTTTAGAAAATTACCATACTATCGTGCGATCAATTGCCCCTTGAACATTCAAGCATGCATTCCATTTGTTACTTATCTCTTAATGTAAGCTAAAGATTCCGCCGCAACGCGTGGGGTATCCCCTAGTTCTTTTTAATGCGTGAACCCTTTTTAGAAGAAAATACACCTTTGCAATTTAAAAATCTCATTTCCTTCTCCCTTCCGAGGGCTATAAATAAGCAGTCACCCCCCGAGCTATGCATCGTTCCTCTCTCTCACACATACTTCCATTCCATATTTGAACTACCTTTTATCGGTGCATTTCATTAGCATTAGCTTAGCTAGATTTGTATGGCAACGCTGCAAGGATTGCTACCAGTGTACTACCATTCTCGGCCATGGGCTAAAACACTGATGAATCTTTCAGTACCATACTGGTACGGACCAGCTAATTAGTTTTATGTTGTTCCTAGATCATGAAAATTTGGTACATGTACACCTTACGTTGTAATTGTACGCAGGAGATGCACTGGTACCGCTGGTCGAACAAGAATCATGGCGGCGGACATGAACAAGTGCTCACCTGCAACACGGCCGGCCGACATAGCAGCTCATGATAGAAGCGCGGCCGCATCAGCGATTAAGCCGAATAAGAAGAAGCAGCAGCAGGAGGAAGAGGGTGACGAGGAATGGCTGAGGTACCTGGAGCCGTCCAAGCTGGAGGTGTTCGACCAGCTGGAGCCGTGGGCGGAGGCCAACGTGCTGCCTCTTCTCAAGCCCATGGATGCGGCGTGGCAGCCGTCGGACATGCTGCCTGACCCGGCGATGCTGGGGGCCGACGGCTTCCACGCGGCCTGCTGCGAGCTCCGTGCCCGCGCGGCCGGCATCCCCGACGCGCACCTCGTCTGCCTCGTGGGCAACATGGTCACCGAGGAGGCGCTGCCCACGTACCAGAGCATACCCAACCGGTTCGAGGGCGTGCGCGATCTCACCGGCGACAGCGGCACCGCCTGGGCGCGCTGGATCCGCGGCTGGTCCGCCGAGGAAAACCGCCACGGCGACGTGCTCAACAGGTACCTCTTCCTCTCCGGCCGAGTCGACATGCGGCGGGTCGAGACGACCGTCCACCGGCTCATCCAGTCCGGCATGGTCATGAACGCCGCGCGGAGCCCGTACCACGGCTTCATCTACGTGGCCTTCCAGGAGCGCGCCACCTCCATCTCGCACGGCAACACGGCGCGCCTCGCGGGGGAGCACGGCGACGCGGCGCTCGCGCGCGTGTGCGGCGCCATCGCCTCCGACGAGAAGCGGCACGAGGCGGCCTACACTCGCGTCGTGGGGAAGCTGTTCGAGGTCGACCCGGACGGCGCCGTGCGGGCGCTGGCGTACATGATGCGCCGCCGGATCACCATGCCGGCGTCGCTCATGGACGACGGATGCCACGCGCCGGGCGGCGACCTCTTCGCGGACTACGCGGCCGTGGCGCAGCAGGCCGGGGTGTACAGGGCGTCCGACTACCGCGGCATCGTGGAGCACCTGATCAAGCAGTGGCGCGTGGAGGAGCTGGGTGACGGGCTCACCGGCGAAGGGAGGCGCGCCCAGGAGTACGTCTGCGCGCTGCCGCACAAGATCCGCAGGCTGGAGGAAAGGGCCCACCACCGTAGTGCTCAGCGGGCCACAACGTCCGTCCCGTTTAGCTGGATCTTCTGTAGGCCCGTCAACCTCTAATCGCGGCTCTGCGCTCACTGCATCCTcatcttttttgttttgttttgcaagattgCATCCTCATCATTCCTCAAGGGATTTCACATGAGCTGCACGTCGGCACAGCTCGGCGAAGTTTTATTACTCCGTATTTATAATCTCGAAAACTGTATTTGCTCTTATAAAATATTTCAATAACAAGAAAAGTTTAGTATGTGTTAAAAAAATAATTTCCCCTGTATCGAAATAAATGTTCTCGTATATGAAAATAAATGTCGGCCCGTTACAACACAAATGTTAAAATGTTAGCGAACCATTGGCCAGTCCAGTCAACGGCCCAAGAGGAAGGCCCAGGAGCACCAGGACCAAACGTGTACCAGCCCGGCTCAGAGACTGACGGCTGGTCTACGCAACCAGAGGGGGTTCAAATAGCGATGGTCATCGTCAGGGAGAGGTTGGCTTGTTAGTAGCGGCTTCGGCCGAGGTAGAGAGGAAGCTTGTAATCGAATCCTGTGTTGAATCTGGTGTGGATTATATAGAACTGTTGTGGATCTCGATCTAGAATTCATATGGTAGATAGGAGTTAACAATCTGGTATCAGAGCCGTTCCGATCTGGAGCAAATTTTTCCCCCACCCTCCCACCACCGCACCCGCCAGTACACCAGAAAAATCGCCATGGAAGTGGAGGGCTTCACCAAgcagcagatcttcgacaccatggTCAAGCTCGTCAACGAGCAGAaggccgaggcggcggcggcactTGCGGATCACAAGCGGGAGGCGCTAGATCTCCACGGCATCACCATGGCGGCGCTGAGCGAGATCCGTGACGAGATCGGTGCGATCCACGCGCGCATGGAAGGCGGCGACCCCAAGCCCATGGCAGCGTCGGCATCCGCTTCCACGCCACCTCTCACGCCGCGAGACGGCGAAGCTTGCCCGGACGGGCTCGGCGACGACAAACTACTCCGGGGGAAGGCCCATGACACCAGCGGTGTTTATGTGCCTCCTCCGGTCAGAGGTGCGCAAGGCAGTCGCCATCCTACTTTCTATCCTGATGCTGCATACCATAGTTTCCGTCGCACCGATAGTTCCTCCTCCCATCACCGAGACACTGAGTCACACACACAACACCGTTCGTTGCCCAAGGTTGATTTCCCAAAATTCGACGGCGAGTGTCCCAAATTGTGGCAGCAACGCTGCGAGGATTACTTTGCTATGTACGGGACGCATCGATCGATGTGGATTCCCGTGGCTACCATGAAGTTTGAAGGCGCTGCTGCGCGTTGGCTGCAGTCAGTGCAACGCAAAATAGCAACAGCTAGTTGGGAAGAGTTTTGTTCATGGCTGGTGGTTCGTTTTGGTCGAGATCAACATCAGCCCATGTTACGACAGGTATACCATATACACCAAATCAGTACCGTATCAGCTTACATAGAAAGTTTTTCTGAACTCATAGACCAATTGACAGCTTATGAACCAAATTTAGACTCCATGCACTATGTTACTAGATTCGTTGATGGTTTAAAGCATACTGTGCGAGCTGCTGTAGCTATTCAGCGGCCCAAAGATCTCGATACTGCCTATTCTCTCGCTCTGTTGCAGGAAGAGGTGGGTGATCAACCGAGGCAGTACCAGCAATCTCATTGACAACAAATGCTGCTACAGGCTCCACCGTCCTTACTTACGTTACCTCCATCAAGGCGACCATTACCATTACCTGCTCCTCCAACAGGTTCCTCCTCCAATGAATTGTCGTCCAGTTCAGCATCTGACACTAAACAGAAGCAAGGACAGCAGTCACAGGGTAATTCCACTGACAGTAAATGGTCAGCACTGCGCAATTATAGGCATGCTCGAGGGCTTTGCTATACCTGTGGAGAACGCTGGAGCAGGGATCATCGCTGCAGTGGCACGGTTCAATTGCATGTGCTACAAGAAGTCATTGACCTCTTTCAACCTGAATTGTCTGATGAAGAACAGGAGTCATCTACCAATTCTACTGCTGAATTCCATTTGATTCAGTCGGTGACAGTAATCAAGGACCCAGGCACCCTCACATTTCAGTTATCTGGTGTCATACAAGGGCAGACTGTGACATTATTGGTGGATTCCGGCAGTACTCACTCCTTCATCAACGACAAATTTGTAGCGTAGCTGTCTGATGTTGCTCCACTGAAGAATGTACTGCGGGTTAAGGTAGCTGATGGAGCCCAGATGCAGAGTACACAAGGAATCATGAACTGTCCGTGGAGCTGTGATGGATATGAATTCCATGCTAATTTCAAATTTCTGAAGCTGGGCACGTATGATGGAATATTAGGTCTTGATTGGCTAGCCACACACAGCCCTATGAATGTGGATTGGGATGAGCGTTGGATGTCATTTGATCACAATGGGGAACATGTTACCTTACAGAGTCAGCAACCGGGGCAGTTTGCTTGCACTATTGTGGAGTTGTTATTATTAAATGATTCCCCCGAGAGCGCTATCCAGCTACCAGAGGAAGTACAGTCCATTCTACAGAAATTCCAGACAGTTTTTGCTGAACCTGTCGGCTTACCTCCCAGGCGCTTGTGTGATCATTCTATTCCTCTTGTGCCAGGAGCTCAGCCAGTCAACAAGAGAGCTTACCGATACACACCTCAACTCAAGGATGAAATCGAGAAACAGATACAGGAGATGCTAGCCAGTGGTGTAATCCGGATCAGCACAAGTGCTTTCTCTTCTCCCATTATACTTGTGCGCAAGAAGGATAATTCATGGCGCATTGTCGTGGATTACAGGCATCTCAATGCGCTGACAATTAAGAGCAAATATCCAGTACCTATCATCGATGAGCTACTGGACGAGTTAGCTGGAGCATGTTGGTTTTCTAAGTTGGACTTGCGAGCTGGTTATCATCAGATCCGTCTGGCGCCAGGAGAGGAGTTTAAAACAGCATTTGCCACTCATCATGGACAATTTGAATTCACTGTCATGGCCTTTGGGTTGACAGGGGCGCCTGCTACTTTCCTTAGTGCGATGAATGACACATTGAAGGATTACTTGCGCAAATTTGTGTTGGTCTttttcgatgatattctgatttacaGTTCAAGCTATGACGATCACTTGAAGCATATTGCATTGGTGCTGCAGCGACTCCAAGAGCATAGTTGGCAAGTGAAGATGTCTAAATGTGAGTTTGCACAGTCTAGTATTGCTTATCTTGGGCATGTTATTTCTGCGGCAGGTGTCTCTACAGATCAATCCAAGATAGCAACAGTGAGAGATTGGCCTGTCCCAACCTCTGTCAAGGAACTTCGCAGTTTTCTGGGTCTATCAGGATATTATAGGAAATTTGTGAAGAACTATGGAGTTATTGCCAAGCCTTTGACCAACTTGTTGCGCAAAGGAGTTTTGTATGTTTGGACCAATGAGACAGACCAATCCTTTCAAGCACTTAAGCATGCTCTCATCAATGCTCCAGTGTTGAGCTTACCTGACTTTGCTAAGCAATTTGTGGTTGAAACAGATGCCTCTGATAATGGTATTGGTGCTGTCCTCTTGCAAGCAGGCCATCCCATTGCTTTTGTGAGCAGAGCATTAGGTCCACGAACAAAAGGACTCTCGACATATGAAAAGGAATACTTGGCTATTCTACTGGCAATGGATCAATGGCGCCCATATCTTCAGTGTGGGGAATTCAAAATAGTTACTGATCAGAGAAGTCTTGCTCACCTCAATGATCAACACTTGCATACAGCTTGGCAGCATAAAGCGTTGACCAAGATGCTGGGTCTGCAGTACACTATTGTTTACAGGAAAGGGAGTGATAATACTGCGGCAGATGCTCTATCTCGCCGACCACATCAACACGCTCAACTTGCAGCTATTTCATCTGTTCGACCAGTCTGGATTGATGAGTTGGTTGAGGGCTACCAGAAGGATGCTATGGCAAAGGCGCTACTGGAACGACTGGCACTAAAACCTGAAGGTGTAGATGGTTAcacactcaaggagggagtcattCGCAAGAAAGGGCGCATATGGCTAGGTTTCAATCCAACCTTGCAAGCTAGTGTCACATTGGCATTGCATGCAAGCGCGTCAGGAGGTCAATCAGGTTTCCCTGTTACGTACAGGCGTGTCAAGCAGTTGTTCACATGGCCTTTGATGAAGCAATTTATTAAGCGCTTAGTTCAAGAATGCTTAATCTGCCAGCGTGCCAAGCCAGAGCGAGTTCGTTATCCGGGTTTGCTTCAACCACTCCCTGTACCCAATCATGCCTGGGAAGTGGTATCCATGGACTTTGTCAGTGGTTTCCCTAAATCTGGACGTTATGATGGTGTGATGGTCGTAGTGGACAAGTTCTCAAGGTTTGCTCACTTCATCCCCATTGCGCATCCCTACTCTGCAGCTAGTGTGGCTCGTCTATTTCTCGACAACATCTACAAATTGCATAGTATGCCTGTGTCCATTGTTTCGGATCGTGACCCTATTTTCACTAGTCAATTCTGGAAGGAATTATTTCGTTTGACGGGCACTCAGCTGCGACTCAGTTCATCTTATCACCCCCAGACTGACGGAGCAACTGAACGGGTTAATCAGTCTCTGGAGGCCTTCTTGCGTTGCTTTGCCCAGGTATGCCCTAAGAAATGGGTCGAATGGCTATCATTGGCAGAGTACTGGTATAACACTAACTGGCATTCGGCGTTGAATAAAACGCCATTTGAGGTTCTGTATAACCACCCACCACGCCACTTTGGGATTGTGCCTGATGATGCTTGTCAAGTAACAGAGTTACAGCAGTGGCTTGACGAACGCTCTGCGGTTACTGAAGTTCTGCGACAACAACTCTTGCGAGTACAACAGAAGATGAAAGCATCAGCCGACAAGCAGCGCATTTTCCGAGAATTTGCGGTGGATGATATGGTGTTTCTGAAACTGCAACCATACATTCAGAATTCTGTGGTGCTCCGTTCTAACCAGAAATTGGCATACAAGTATTATGGTCCCTTCCGTGTGCTAGCGCGAGTTGGCAAGGTCGCTTATCGGCTGGAACTTCCTGAACACATTGCAAAATCCACCCCGTTATACATGTGTCGCAGCTGAAGAAAGTGATTGGCCCTCATGTCCAGGTACATCAAAACCTCCCCGATGCTGATCCCTGTTTGCAGGTTCCCTTCAAGGTGCTGCAGCGGAGAATCTGTCGCAGAGGAGCCTCGACAGTATCACAAGTGCTGGTACAATGGTCCGGTATGTCGGAAGATCTAGCGACATGGGAAGACTCTGAAGCCCTGCGACAACATTTTCCGGCGGCtcccgcttggggacaagcggttTCTCAGGGGGAGGGGATTGTTAGCGAACCATTGGCCAGTCCAGTCAACGGCCCAAGAGGAAGGCCCAGGAGCACCAGGACCAAACGTGTACCAGCCCGGCTCAGAGACTGACGGCTGGTCTACGCAACCAGAGGGGGTTCAAATAGCGATGGTCATCGTCAGGGAGAGGTTGGCTTGTTAGTAGCGGCTTCGGCCGAGGTAGAGAGGAAGCTTGTAATCGAATCCTGTGTTGAATCTGGTGTGGATTATATAGAACTGCTGTGGATCTCGATCTAGAATTCATATGGTAGATAGGAGTTAACATAAAATTACGACATGCAGAATATCCATATCCATACACTTATAAAATATAAATATAGACAAATTGCATATCAATAAGTAATAAATAACATTTAAAATCAAGATAAATATTTTTTTATAGGCAAAAATACATCTAGAGTCCTAAGCTTATACAATAACTTGAAAGTGACGAATAAATCATTTTTTTTCGAAAAGGAGGTTGAACCTTTGGCCTTTGCATCGAAAAATGCATACGAAcctttgtttatattttattcaaCAAAGATTTGTAAATAAACTTCAATTCACCACGCAACACCTAACAATCTGATAATGTTATATCATGCCATCAAGACCTTATGCCCCAAATATATTAAAAAAGTCCCACCATCTAGGCAGCTAGGTACCGGAGGCATCACTAGGTCACCCTATGATGAATCGGGAGCCTGTCAAAGCAGATCCTCAGCGAGCACCTCATGCACACGCTCCAAAAATCGTCGCTGCCGTCAAATATCTGAGCCATCTTCGGGGCAGAGATCTGCATAATCCTCTCTGGAATAACCGTGCCGGGGAAAGTGCAAATGTGGTGCCTTTTCTCCCGGCCCACGATGACCAACGATGCACTCTTGTACCCGACACCAAGATTGAAACGCCTACGTACATTAATAGACGACACAAATTTTACTTCTGTCATACACAGAAGGCCGACACATAATGTATATCTTTTACGACACATAAATTAATCATAATCGATAATCATAAACAAGTGATATATTCCTTCATTCAGATAGTAATTTCGATTTTATTAAGATATAAAATTTCATTTTTATTACACTAATACGCTGCAATGGCTTATTCAATTACAAGGGCACTTTGCTGGCCGGCGGGCGTCGTGGAGGTGGCGATGCTGGTGGAGCGGCTTTTTGGCGGCGGTGCTCTTCCCCTCTGGTGGTGGCGATCCTCGAAGAGCTGTTGCTGAGGGCGTGCCTTCCCGGTGCTCGGCGGTCTTCGGATCCGGTGAGTGCTTTGTtccctgtggtgacccggcataccactgcatggtgtagtatgcaagtctgatataacaccaatgaaacaccgttccactagtattatatcgctcagagtggtacaacagaaacatatgcgggtccaaggcatgtctatagaattacaacattgactctgttacataagatcatcacagcctcctactttacaatgaggtaaaactgcaaataactccagaagaacgactcgtagactagtcttatcacgaactctatttgtagagtatttaactaactacagaggctatgaatagattctagctaaataggagctgagtttaggaagctagttcctttctattgctaatctaggtttctccttgttggatgtggtatctgcctcttctgacaggttcctgtcccttgaagtagttgttgactcctcagtcttcgagttgcactgtagatcctccttagatgccttcatatctaagcaggggatttaagagtgggatgagtacgagcgtactcaacaagttcattataggaaagaggtgtttaatgcactagctacggcattagaccagaaagtctaataccaatgcaggttttcataatcatttcttcaaaaggttgcttttattcagaagaactatgtccgtcagccttcaccggtttactagaacttcatggagcttctttccggccgcgttcgcagttccatatcccggaacagggagtgacaggtcacggttctttacactctgcagaggtgtgttgctttacccataagagatcttaaccttggtgccaaccgggcaatttccccgtccacacttcctatggtgtgaggcccggtataaggtctagccaatcatgttcctccgctacctcgcacacccaccctttgttgcataccccgaccctgggtcctcgtcggtcctcttataccaattaaggatggaccccgaccacgacaacagtttgggactcgttaaccaaactccttcgccgtagtcgcaacccatcatagaccacttaccgtggggaattagaatgggatccccaccccaccgcttgcccaacccgggtcaagtgtctacggtaagcgcatccgttgatgtacgagaggtggaaacacttttgactactccgtcccactgcatcttatggttaacacgggtattacggcacaagaatcatcaagacatttgttgtttaatcctagatggatataaacccttgcaatggaacctccaccatatcaacacaatccatggttccattgcccaccacatagtcatattcatagttatgaaaatagtggttttggttttttatgcaatagtgataaccataatactttgcaagtaatttgatagaaatactcaaatgacatgagcaagtgatgaacttgcctttcttgactgcaagattatgcaggcaaggtcttcgatacgcaataactccagattctgaaatagcatcatcgtccggtaaggacgatgtttaaaatatttggcaaggatgcaataatgcataagtatgagatgcaatcgctctaagcgtgacctaaccccgatgatttaggattagtgagtggtaatgattgggttcagggtttgttgcacttttagagtgagtcacaaacaaggttcttattcagggttgtgttgttttagaatcataagcaagtggaaaaatgcatagtaacaatcttacacaccaaggaatagtagttgtataataagtaaagagcagttgtcagttttaagtcctatagtgcatggttgatgattacatattatataattcaaaagaataacttttgaagaacattttctttagtaaagaacaagtatgataattaggtttgatgGGTTCTATGGATTCCTATGGTtccaattggtttctggagtaagaatgaggtggatcccaacaatgttggattcatcagctactaagtcttgtatggttgaattaagcctaaacatcttgAGCCATTtgttataaatagttgctatcaaggttggtataccttctttggtgatagctggctagggtttatagatcctattaagcaggtttgatggctactccctatttacttcaaaagaataacttttgaagaacatacttcttaagtaataagaagtattacaattaaggttgaggttgtctaggttttactATTGAATCCACTAAAATAGGGCATAGTTGGCTCCTGGATattatggttcataagtatctaatacttaatagggtttagtggaatatagtTCGGTAATGCACTATATTTGGCATAGTTGTTATtgaagttcatcacaatggtgtgatgctaagcatggatagttAAAGATGATGGTTTTGGTATTAATAACTAGGGTTtgcacttggttgatcctacattATCATCTAGGTTTTATTAGAATGAGTTCATGGTATATTGATTATAAGTACCATGGTTTCTATTATTTTATGGGAACTAgaacaagtatttagttgctaattGTGGGTCTATAATTCAAGAGGAATTAACATGATCACAAgttataacctagggtttaggtttattagtaatttagggttcacacataaaataatggagctagggttcctaatggaatTAAGGTTTCACAATTACTATTTAGTTCttaggttaataacttcattataaggttgaagttattaatcacttTATAATAAACATAAGGTTGGATttagcattttattatttttaaagaattaataattaaggtaattattatttaggaattaaatccttctaataaggatttaatgagTTATTAataaaggaaaattagttttattGTTTCCTTTATTTACTTaccggtttttatttattttagaactttttcttaatttctgaattttagttGCATTTGgaattaaaagaaaagacttaattaatAGGTATTTAAATAATTAAAATTTTCTTTCAAATAaaaatttttattttatatttttattggatagatttcatttttaggatcattttgata
It includes:
- the LOC127316494 gene encoding acyl-[acyl-carrier-protein] desaturase 7, chloroplastic encodes the protein MATLQGLLPVYYHSRPWAKTLMNLSVPYWRCTGTAGRTRIMAADMNKCSPATRPADIAAHDRSAAASAIKPNKKKQQQEEEGDEEWLRYLEPSKLEVFDQLEPWAEANVLPLLKPMDAAWQPSDMLPDPAMLGADGFHAACCELRARAAGIPDAHLVCLVGNMVTEEALPTYQSIPNRFEGVRDLTGDSGTAWARWIRGWSAEENRHGDVLNRYLFLSGRVDMRRVETTVHRLIQSGMVMNAARSPYHGFIYVAFQERATSISHGNTARLAGEHGDAALARVCGAIASDEKRHEAAYTRVVGKLFEVDPDGAVRALAYMMRRRITMPASLMDDGCHAPGGDLFADYAAVAQQAGVYRASDYRGIVEHLIKQWRVEELGDGLTGEGRRAQEYVCALPHKIRRLEERAHHRSAQRATTSVPFSWIFCRPVNL